GTACAGCATGCCCCAGTGCTGCATGAGGTGTTAGACTTGGCCCTGCCTGTTCTTTCCAATGGACCTAAAGATTCACACATTGTGGGAGGACAGAGGTGCAGTTAAATTGCTGAACCAACCTTCTGGAGAAATGGGATCAAATttcaccatggcagctgaagaGTTTAATTGCAGTTCCAGTAAATGCTTGACTTCAGTGAATTTGTAGTTAAGACCCATGGATCAGTGAGACGTTTAACCCATCAGTTCCTCTGCTAATGAAGAAGTCGTTCAACACATTGGATCTGAGCTTCTATGATTCTGGGGGAAGTTCCTCCTTTGGTGAaagcacacccctccctctccaggtgCTCTGCGTCCCACCACCAGCCCAGGGTTGGTGCCTCTACCTGCGTCCACCCGATTCACCACCTGGAGAGGATTCTGGACAAACCTCTCAGCAAATGGGTCTTGTTCAGCTCTGCAAACCAACCCCTGAAGGAATGGCACAGAGTCAGTGGGGAATGAACTGTATTCCTGGTCTTCAGGATTCCCAGCCATTTCTGGAACTTATCCCATTGTGAAAAGTTGAGGTTTACTGCAACTAAATCATTGCTATTACATGTGAAATAGAAACCTCAGTAACTGTGACTGTGAAACACCGGTTGTTGTCCTGACTGATGTCATTTGGGGAATGAAGGCGAGGCATGTCCTTGGGGGAATGCCTGGCTTTGTACGTCTCTGCAGACCCCAGAGGATTAGCACAGCAGCAGTGAAGTGGTCTTGTTGTCGGGTTGGTCTCTGCGCTGGTCGCAGACGGTCATCCTCATAGTCCCTCTGAATAGCCGGAGACTGCGTCTAAATTGGCAGAGTGATTCCACAAAGCTGTCGGTCAACATCGGTCCTGTTTCTCCGGCAGGACTGACCAGCAGTGGTTCCAGGAGTCCTTAACATAACATCTGCattccatgaagtctcatggcttCGGGTCAAATGTGGACAAGGAAactacgccccccccccccccccatgttgaGTTACCCTTGGAAGAAGCATGAAGAGTAGATGGGGCACATTTGGGTGGGGACTTCACTGTCCATCAGCAGGACTGGCTTGTAGCATCTGTACTGACCGAGCTGGAAGATAAAATGGCAGACCAGACTGGGATAAGCCTCCCTAACATATCCTCACTGCTTTACTGATAGGTAGGCATGACCACCGTGCAGTCCTTGTGGAAATAAAGTCCCACTGACACCCTGAGGATATGCAGCCTTCTATCATGAGGGAAGGGATGGACTTGGCATGCATCTGCTAGCTGAGGATCGAGCATCCACAGTGCGATGTGGAGCATCGGAGGGATCGCATCCCACTACCGTCTGTAACCTCGGTCCGGTATTCCTCTCGCTCTGCCATTACAGGGACCCacccctggttcaatgaggagtgcagccGCCAGGCACCCCTAAAGAATAATATCCTaactttgtaaagctgcagcataagaGCCCACGCATCCTGCTACATGTAGTGTTCGTGGCTGGTCTATCTCGCAACAAATGGATCAGAGCAAAGCTCTGCAGCCCTGTTGTACCCAGTAACCACTAACAGGAGGACGAGGTCCTCAGACATCTAAGTCTTTGATGCCAGAGCCCGAGGTGACCATCTTCACCAGATGTGCCAAATGGAGGGGTGTTGGGTGGGCCAGGGTACCTGGGTTTGGAGGGTGGGGTCAGTGGGAGTGCAGGTTCCCCAGCCCTTGAATCCACTCTCTGCCCAAGGTCACCCTCTGACTCTCCTTGTTTTCCAGGACGTCCCGACAGGTGTTAGAGAGCGCAGCAGCCTCTCCCCCACCTACAGCTCCCACCCCGACCCCAGGCTGATCCACTCGGCAGACTCCAGCCCCCGAGAGACGAGGGATCCCACCGACCGATCACTCTCCCCCAGTCCTGTGTCGGCCAGCAAGGGGTACGTGACGTCACACTGCACGGATTCCTCCCCCTCGTACACGTGCGTAGCGCaacatttgtgcacagcaagctcccacagacgcGAGTGATGGACTGGGGGAGTGTTGTGGGGTGGGTGATTTTTCACGTGGGGGCAGCTGTGGTGGACCAGGGACAGGCTTGTGTTGGCGTGGTGATTGGGTGTGGGATTTCCTTCAAGGTTTGAgtttttgcttccactgcccttcgaAGCTCcagagcctttgaatatcttCAAGGCAGATCGATTCTTGataagtgaggaaggttgttttctctggaggccgaggggagaccggaaagaagtttatcaaattctaagaggcagagatagacagtcagaatctttctccccagggtagaaatgtcaaatactcgagggcgtagcattaaggtgagagggagaaagtgtaaaggagatgtgtggggtaagattTTGTtttagggtggtgggtgcctggagcgggctgccagggcaggtggtggaggcaggtgacaGTGGCGTTCAAAAGGCTTTTGggttggcacatgaatatggagggacgTGGACGGTGTGCAACCAGAAGGGATTAATTTCATTTTCCATCATGTacggcacagacacgatgggcccaGGGGCCTAttcctgctgtactgttctatgcaatggtggagcaggtgggaatgcagagctgggcttatGGTAGAGTTAACCATGACCTTATTGTACAGCACCTTTGaggaatggcctatttctgctcctattttgtgtaATAAAGACATTCCTGAAACCTCAGTTTCtgctgcttgggggggggggggggggggtgcgcataGAGGTCAGTGAGGGAGCTGCAGATTGTGTCTGCCTTTGGAAGGGACTGATGGGGGTGGTGTGCCCCTTCCATAGGCTCTCTGTACATGCCCGATACATGGACTGAGATTCCCAGTGCCACCCCCAACgttcctcctccacttccagtgGGCGtggggccagaggttcccaggagttggAGGGAAGGTTgcgtttcttcaaggaggctttgggtACTGGGATTGCTCGAATCTGTTACCTCTGGCGATCTCTTCCCGTGACGAGCTCGGAACAGTGTGTGTGTTTCGGGAGTCTGGGGTCGGGCTCGAGATGAGACCTGCCTGGCGCAGCTAGCTGGGTGGAGCTAGGGGTGTCGGTGATGGGACAGACACTGACATCAGTCCCGCTTGTTCTACCAGTCTGTGTGGGGACTTTGTGGAGACGGTGTTGATGTTTCTCCAGTGTCTCGAAGTCCAGGTCCCAAAGCACAGTGTCGGTGTTTCCTGGTAGACGGTGAGGTTTGGTTCAGGTTGGATCCTCCGTGCATGGAGTGCAGGCACTGACCCAGCTTTGCCCATCTGCTGGGGGGGTCTGGTCCTCGTtgtctcctccctccttccccctcctccgcTGCCCTGAGGTGACACCGTGTCTGTTCCCTCTGTGGCCCTCAGAACCTCTGATCATCGGCCGCTCAATCGCATCGACAAGGACtccgaggtgtacaagatgatccaGGAGAACCGGGCAGCCAAGGAGCCTCCGCGCCAGTCTGCCCGCTTCCGGCTGCTGCAGGAGGCCCTGGACACCGACCAGGAAGGTGAGATGGTGCTGGGCGAGGGGCTCTGGGGTGGGCGAcgttggggaaggggggtggggtcaGAGTCGGCCTCACTGACTCTCCTCCATTCTCTTCCCTCCAGTGACTGCAGCTCGGTTTCCGGGCAGATTCTCCCCCTCGGCCCCACAATTCGCGGCCCCCAAGTATCACGTGTGTGAGAAGTGTGGCTTCAACATTCTGTGAGTATCCGGTGCAAGGAGGCAGCGTTCACCCTTTGAGTTCTGGAATGGATGGAGTCTGGGTGTTGTGTTGAACATTGCTCCCAGTATGGGTCAATCTGAGGTTTGAAACAGTTTCCTCTGTCAACAGGTTCAGTGGGATcttgccattcaccttgtaccgaccatccccacagccctgtaccaATCCCCAACgtcccactgccctgctctccTCGTAGCCCTAAACCCATACCAAACTTGTCCCACACTTTCCCCATGGCCCTGTATCAGCACCACACTAACCCCACTGCCCCACTCTCTCCACATCACATTGCATGAAGCCCCATTACTGGGTGAATGCCTCTGTTGGTCTGGGGGAGAGTGACCGTGGTCTCTCAGTGCGGGCGTCTCTCATGCACCTGTGGTTTTTCGTCTTGTGATGCAGGACTGAGGCGGTGAAGATTCGGGATGGGTGTTACCGTCACCATGAATGCTATGCctgcactgactgtggccttAACCTTGGGATGAGAGGTCACTTCTGGTTCCGGGACAAGATGTTCTGTGAGAAGCACGCTCGGGAACGGTACCAAGCTGCAGAGGGAAACTTGTGACCCAACCACCAGGATCCCCACACGTCTTGACCTCCTAGACCCTTCAACCAGCACCACATAACTCCTTGTAAGATAGAGAATGATTAAATAAAGGAAATGATTAGCAGTTTGTGAATTATTCACTGTTTTCCTGGCCTGCCTGATCATTGGAGGACACTTTTTATTTTCAagtgaattattttttttaaacagtgaatatAAAAAGAATTTGAAAGTCTCTCAAACCCTTTACAACCAAGGAGCAAGAGACAGTGACTAAGACCTGAAGTCTACTCCATTGATCAAAGCCTTGACACAGATGAAAACCGAAAGTGTTGGACAGGTTCTGAGCAATGTCCTTGGAGGGGAAAGTGGGGCTAATGCTTCAGTTTGAGGATGTGACACAGAAGTGGCGTtgcactctccacagatgctgcctgacccactgagtatctcttgcattttcggtttttatttcccatttccagcatctgcaatcttttttgTTCTCGTTGGCCagtccttatcctgagactatctTGCCTCAGTTCTAGATCCTAATAGGAAACAGTTGCTTGGCATCTACCCTGTCCGTCCCTCTCAGAATCTCGTCTGTCACAGGACCACGGAATGGTTGCGTTGCAGAACGGGGCCATTCAGCCAGTTGACACCAGCACTTTGTAACAGCTCATTCCTGTCCCCTGCCTTGCAAACTCCTCCCCTGTAGAtacatattggaattggtttattattgtcacatgtacagagtcttgcataccgatcgtacagatcaattcattacacagtgcattgaggtcatacagggtaaaacaataacagaatgcagaatggagtgtcacagctacagagaaagtgcagtgcaggcagacaataaggtgcaaggtcataacgaggtagattgtgaggtcaagagtccatgttatcgtactaggggaccattcaatagtcttataacagtgggatagaagctgtccttttgaTCACTACAAGTTCTGCCCCCACAACTGCCCATGGCCAACTTGCACCCCAACTGCTCACAGTGTGAAGAGGTcactttttgattcttttgctggaCACTGTTATACTACACCCTTCTGCCAATTTCCCTGTTCCTTCCCCCTTCGTGACACCAAACACCTCTGTCAGATTCTCACACAAACCCCCTCTTCTCCAGTCTCACCACCTACCTGGTCTGTGATCCCTGGAATCGttttggtgaatctcttttgcatctTTCCTGTGATGTGGTGCCTGGAACCGCAGACAACTCCTGCTGAGGCCCAgacagtcagtgaaaataaaacatctgcagatgctggaaacgctcagcaagtcaggcagcgtctgtggcgtGAGGGGCTGAgataatgtttccagcattttccattttggttGTGGCTGGAACAGTGTTCAGTAACGGTCGATCACACCCACCTCCCCAAGCCCAGGTTCCCCCTGTTCTTTctcaatcactttctcaacctgccctgccaacTTTGACAAATGATGTACACCCACCCTTAGAACTCTCCATTCTACCCCTTTCAGGCTCTGCCCTCTGTGTTGCCTCTTTTTCATGAAGTTTCATCTGCCTCTCAAGGTCTCCCTGGTCAACAaccctcctcacagttcaccaaTCCTCCAAGCACTGGGTCACTTTTGGGTGGCAGTTAAACATCTAAGCTCTGGCTCTGACTGTTGAACTCATTGAGACTGTCTCCTATGTCTTATTTCCTCCTCAATGTCTTGttgagatcatttctcattcttctaaactccagacagTTATAAGTCTGTCTTTATCTCTCCTCTTGGGACTGGTCTCTCATCCCAGTAATCAGACCAGTGAGCCTGGTTGAGCAACCATCCTTGGGTGTAGTGACCGtggcaggtgtggtctcaccgaaTCCTGTAGATGCAGAGGAGCTTTCTTCTTGGTCGTCTGGCAATAATGTGTCACCTCATTACTTGCTGCAACTTTTCTGTGAGTTGTGAACAAGCCCTCTGACTCCCTCAGTCCCAGCGGGCAGCGTCTGAACCCGTTCATTGACTGCAGGGACAATAATTAGCCTGAATATCCAATAGGCACCAATGCCTCACCTCTCTGCCCAAACGTTGGCCGCTTTGCCTCACTGGGCAGCAGACTTCTGCCTGACGCTCCAGTCATTTAAACCCGTGTAGAACggtagtgagtctctggaattctccaccccagagagttgtggaggctggatcactgggggtatctagggtggaggtgggggtatTTGGAAGCTTGGGGaattgagggaggtggggagatgaggcctggggcagatcagccatcatcagaTTGAATGATGGGGTAGTctcaaggggccgagtggcctcctccttgTGTTCTTGCCCTAGACCTATTGCCACCTGTTGGCCTGGCCTGGGACTGGAGGGAGCTGTGGGTTTGTGGAGCCGCTCGCTGACCAGCACtggtccctccccacccacagtgACGCAGTGGGAAGGGTCTGTGGTGGTGAAACACCGCCAAACCCCTCCACTGACTGCAACGGCTGCAGGGCTCATCCTGATAGTCgtccagcacagagacaggcccttcggcacaccacATTCATACCTACCTACACAGATCCCATTTGCCCCCGTTAGGACCGTGTCCTTCTATGCATTGCCTTCCCAAATGTCATCTAACTGCCTCTGGAGCGCAGTGACTGTATCCGGTTCcacccctcctctggcagtgagtcccagatatcaaccagaAAAAATACCCCtccgatcccctttaaatcccctTCTTCTCACCTTGAACCTCGTCTCCCTGCAGCACAAGTTGGAGCTCTCAAGCTCTGCGTGGATggtcacagtggtacagcaggtagtaCAGCTGTCTCCCAGCTCAGggtcctgggttcgatcctgacgtgctgtctgtgtgttgtTTACTCTTTCTCCCATGACTGTttgtccgggtgctccagtttcctctcatgccCCAAAGATATtggcccctagtgtaggtaagtggcaaaagaatcaaaggggagttgatgggcgtgtgtgagagggaataaagTGCAGACCTACAGGGACAGAGGGAGACTGGCGCTgaggggattgctctgttgggagctagcatggacccaatgggccaaatggcctcctactttAAGTAAGTATTGTGTCTGGCATTGAACGGTCACAGAAAAACAAGGAAGAGAGCACTCTGTGTTCTTCACACACGTAACGGGTCACTCTGCTGTTGTCAGCACACTCCACCAGGCAGCTGAAGACTTCCCTGAAACCTTCTCCTTCTCACCCCACCACTGCTGACCTGTTCCTACAGACCTCACCAACAAGACGTGATGTCAGGAAGGTCACACCCAGGGCTGGAAGTTTTGGGTTTCAACTGgttaaaaatagaaagaaaatacCCCCAAAAATCAATGTAgaaaaaattgtgcttttttaCACAGggcaattgatgtttcaggtcgaagacccctcGTCAGAACAGGGAACAAGAGAAGAGAAGtctgttttgagt
The nucleotide sequence above comes from Pristis pectinata isolate sPriPec2 chromosome 29, sPriPec2.1.pri, whole genome shotgun sequence. Encoded proteins:
- the pdlim2 gene encoding PDZ and LIM domain protein 2 isoform X2, with the protein product MSCGAMSRSVTLPAPGPWGFRISGGRDFNKPIAVSKAALHVGEDKNQNTLDRSSPSRSRALSPTAEPQPASQSTGWRSISPVSSTWKQRERTPSPVEPALKVKDVPTGVRERSSLSPTYSSHPDPRLIHSADSSPRETRDPTDRSLSPSPVSASKGTSDHRPLNRIDKDSEVYKMIQENRAAKEPPRQSARFRLLQEALDTDQEVTAARFPGRFSPSAPQFAAPKYHVCEKCGFNILTEAVKIRDGCYRHHECYACTDCGLNLGMRGHFWFRDKMFCEKHARERYQAAEGNL
- the pdlim2 gene encoding PDZ and LIM domain protein 2 isoform X1, encoding MSCGAMSRSVTLPAPGPWGFRISGGRDFNKPIAVSKVVAGSKAEVAELQAGDVISTINGAETSAMINMEAQREIKQCKGDLVLCIERPESIVPNGSPTDTFVAQRFQAALHVGEDKNQNTLDRSSPSRSRALSPTAEPQPASQSTGWRSISPVSSTWKQRERTPSPVEPALKVKDVPTGVRERSSLSPTYSSHPDPRLIHSADSSPRETRDPTDRSLSPSPVSASKGTSDHRPLNRIDKDSEVYKMIQENRAAKEPPRQSARFRLLQEALDTDQEVTAARFPGRFSPSAPQFAAPKYHVCEKCGFNILTEAVKIRDGCYRHHECYACTDCGLNLGMRGHFWFRDKMFCEKHARERYQAAEGNL